The Gopherus evgoodei ecotype Sinaloan lineage chromosome 8, rGopEvg1_v1.p, whole genome shotgun sequence genome segment atgtaaaaataatagatttggtgttctttctatttgtcttctgctttttagactcatagactttaaggtcagaagggaccattatgatcatctagtctgacctcctgcacaatgcaggccacagaatctcacccagctactcctgtaataaacccctaaccaaCGTTTGAgctactgaaatcctcaaatcatggtttaaagacttcaaggtgcagagaattctccagcaagtgacccgtgccccacactgtgacctttagggtgcactggggtcagaGTTGTAAGCTTTTTCCATAGCCACGAGGGCCAGAAAcgtactttttctttaagaacaaAGGCTGAAGACATTGCatctccacttgactccaggagctggggctttaaggaagcCAGTAATTATCATgcgactcatgacaaaatcatgagagttggcaatactaTGAAAATCAAAAAACAACTTGGCTGGGACAAAGAACTTCACTGATCACCTTATGAATAGAGTTCACGCACAGattgttaaggccagaaggcgcACATTATGACTGTCCACTGTGAGAGTTCTCCAACAACTTGTGATCTTGTGCTTAACAGTCGGTCCCACCTAGTGTTTAGCTTGGATGCTCTggttaccttctccagacctgaggaagagctctgtgaagctcaaaagcgtGTTCCAATCACAGATATTGCGGCACCCACCTTTCCTCTCTCTCAACGGCTTGCTCAGCAATATGAAAGCTTCAGGTTATTGTTGAAATGATACCTGTGCTTTACAGAGTGTGAAGTCGTCTGAGCTGAAACTCTGTCACTCACTTGTGTGTCAGCCAAAGAGGCACAAATACAATGCAGCCAATGGTCCTTCCATGATTCTATCTAAATTCTTTCAAATGTGCTTCTTTTGTTAGGGAAAATATGGAGTCGGTGGTCACCATAGGAGACAAGAAAGAAGAGGCTGTCGTATCCAACGGGACTGAGGGGAGGTATTCAATCACAGCGGCTGATTTCAGGTGAGCCAGGCATTCAGGAGCTTTCGAGTTCCTCTGAAGAGGATCCCATTCTGTGCTAGGCCAGGACGGGGGCAGAAATGGTTTGACGTCACCGTTAGGCCATTCAGCATGGGGGCTGTGGTGACCAAAATAATCTCCAGTGCAAATTAAAGCAGCTCCTCTCATGCCCAAACCTGGGCATAGTTCTGCCATCTGCCCCCAGGACATCTCCTAGGCCgagtgttgtggggaggggacagtGCAGAGCTGCTTATGGTGACTCTGCACAGGCCGGCTGAGATAAAATTTAGGGCCCTGGTACATCATGTTTGCTGGGGCCCTACCCCTATTACAGCCCAGTTACAAACAATTTGGGGAGCCCTGAGCTCAGACCACAGTACAATTGTCCCCACTTTCCCCCTCCACCCTTGTCAGTCTTGGATCTACTCTACGTttgcactggaacaatttttccTCTGGTCATTGTCCTCTCTAGATGTGTGGAGGGGCCCAAAACTGCCCTCATAAAACAAGGGAGATTGCCAGGTGACAAACATGAAAGGGTCAGAACGAGTCTCCTCTTTGTCCTTTAATAGCAGTTTATGAAAACAAaaggaggatttttaaaatcaaactgattTGTTCACCCTTAATGCTGCCAGGTTCTTCAGCCCACTTGGAGAAGGAAACTGATCAGGTTCACTTTTGTTTCTGGCCAGTGTAGGCTTTCTAGGGCTGGCTGACATTAGCAAAGATAAGGCCTGATCTTGCAGTACTTATGCCCCTGCATAAAATCAAGCAGGGGCATACGTCTTTGCAAGGTCGGGGGCCTTTAGTACATTCATTTTGGCAATTCCCACCATTGAAAAGGCATCGTTGATAGCAGTGGCAGTGTAACATTAGTGCAGGCTGAGCTGAGGCATTTTCACTGTGCGTGTGCCCTGGTGAGTATGAGAGCCCTGATTCTGGGTTCCACCATCCAGAAGCTGCTACTTGAGCATTAGTTACaaccctgaaaaaaaatcagggatttttttttatttttaatgcacgGTAGTGTCCCAGGCAAATGTTTGAATTTCTTGGGGTCTGCACGGCTGCCAAGTCTCCCTTCCCCAAACTGCTGTGATTTTTCCAACAATTGGAGGCGGAAGCTGTCAGTCCTGTCCCAGACAGTGGGGTtaggggcaggctggggagagggCAGCGTCTCGCCGTCAGACAGGATCACAGGCTGCCACTGCTGCTTCCGGTCTGGCTgatggggagagggggttggTGCTAACAATGCCTGGTGCTGCAGTGTCTCCCTGGTCCTACGGGTGCTTCTGCGGGGCTAGACCAATGCTCCTAATCAGTGTCGCTTCTCTCGCCCTGGTGGCCAGACAGGAATGAGCAGCAGTGGCCAGAATTCCTGGCTATGAATGAGTCACTGCCCACCAGGCCACTCCTTTTGCCCCCTTCCTGTGATAGGACCTGCTGCCACCTCCCCACTCCTGTCTGGCAGGGGCCTGCTAATCCTCCATGAGCAGccaccagctcctgctgctggaaaaATTGCAGCATGGACTTATTTCACTATTTCTATGAAAGCAAAATTTACACACGGTCGAGCAGTCTTGACTCTATCCAGTAGAAGACAATGGTTCACATATACACAAGCCAATTCACTGCAACACAGCATGGGTCATTCCTCTAGCTCCATTCAAACTAAGGAATATTGACTTAAAAGCCTAACCATAAATCCTTCCTTTACAGTCGTGGTAAATGTGGTGTACTGAAAACTCAGTTAAAATTGTAGGCTGTCACTTTAAATTTCAGCGGGGTTTCTTGTGTGTTAGGGGGCTGTATAGGGAAGTGTGTATTCTGAGCCTAGCAGCAGTCAGTCTGCAGCCATCCAGACTCAAGTAAGATGGTGTGAGTTGTCCctgtctgttttctctctctctctggttttgggttcttgtgtgttatcattTGGCATTCTAAGCAATGAAGTCATGTTACATttcaaccttccagcaagagtatttatgttttttacttctctgtgtgtatgctgtgaatGTAACAGTAACTGACGGCTTTCTTGTAACATTTCAGGTCCAAAGAAACCCAGCACGCCTATGAAAATATTGTTGAGTATGAGGGGAAAGTCATCACTACTCCAATGTAAGAGCCACCTTCAAGGATAGCCCATTTCGTGCCATCCTTTTTCACTCTTCTCCAATTCTAACTTGGAATCCCTGTGCTGTGGTCAAGTCAATAGCCGAGAGTCGTCACACCTGAATTCACCCATGCCCCGGAAGATGACGATTGCTCCCAGCATCATCCAAACCTGGGCAGGATAGTGAGGACAACAGTCAGAGCTGCCTCTTACACCCTGTTCCCTGTCGGTGtgcaggaagtgggagaggccaTCCTATCCAATGGCTCAGAACCTGAAACAATGCAGAGGGGGAATAAAGGTCTGGTTCAGGTTTCTCTCCGTCCCCCACTGCCAAATGAAGCAAGAGGGAAGCAGGAACCAGGAATCCACTCCAAGCTAGGCTGTAAGGTTGCAATGCTGCCCTGCATGAACAGAAGCCCCTTCCTTCTCTTTGTCTAAAATAATGTCACCTGTGACATCTCTTCTTCTTAGTCCTGGTCTGGCATCACAACTGCCAACTTTTGTTTGTGCCGGTGGGTTCTCGTGCCCCCCagccctacccctgccccaaatctgcccctccctgcccctattggatccttccccaaatccccaccctggccctgcctcttccccaagtgcgctgtgttcctcctccccccctccagcttGCCACGGGAAACAGCTGATTCACGGCGCAAACGCTGGGAGGGAGGcgggagaagcaggatgcggtGGCCGCTCAGGagcggaggcagaggtgagctggggcggggagctgtcagggggtGTGGAACACCCACCAAttttggagcacccatggagttggtacATATGCCTGGTGTAATAGCATATCTGTTAATCACTGCGCAGTCTAACAGCCTTTCTTTATAGCCGAATAAGCTCAAATATTCTATACACATTCCCTCAAGAGCTAGTTATTTATTAATCGCCAAAGCTGGGCATCCTTTTGGGGGTGAGGTATCACCTTTTCCTTTTTATGTCTCTCTATGAACAAAGAAGCCAATTGGTTGAATTTGCCCGATCCGAAATCTCCTCCTGTGAACCTATTTTCCTGATAGCAATAAAGAGAATTATTCTTTAACGTCCTGGTGGCACCCAATGAGTTACAAGGCACAAAGCGTCTTCATAGATACCCAAAAGAATTTTGTGAACAGGAAAGAACCTCCTGCGGTGTGAAAAATGATGACATTGCCATTCCCAGCAACATGCAGAAGGCAGGGCCAGCCTGGGATTGTCACAAGAAGGCTAGAATCAGATCTTCCATCCTAGTTCTCTCACAGGGCCAGCCCAGCCTCAGCGGGAGTTTGGAGTGAGCGAGGAATATAGGATTGGGATCTATCTAAGGCAGAGCATtgatggaagagagagaggaggatggGTTTTGTGGCTAAGGCGCTGGATTGAGACGCAGGAAATTGAGgtgcaattcctggctctgccccagaatCCTTGTGTGACCTCGGTCAAGTCATtaggcccaggtcctcaaaggtcttccagggggagttaggcacctagatcAAAAAACCataggactggatgggacctcgagaggtcatctagtccagtcccctgcactcatgacaggactaaatattacctagaccatccctgacaggtgtttgcccaacctgctcttaaaaatctccagtgatggagattccacaacttctctaggcaatttattccagtgcttaactcctctgacagttaggaagtttttcctaatgtccaacctaaactgcccttgctgcaatttaagcccattgcgtcttgtcctatcctcaaagatTAAGGAggacatttttttctccctccttgtgacaaccttttatggacttgaaaactgtttgtcatgtcccctctcaggcttgcaACGCCTCAacataccttttgaggatctgggccttagtttctCTGGCCAAGATATTTAGGCTGCTGATGTCCATTGAGTTCAACAGAAGTTAGGAGCTGAAAcacctttggggatctgggccttcgttccccatctataaaatagggataacactCAATTCTTTCTCCCACTGTTTGTCTGTGCTGTCTGTTCAGACTGTaaggtctgtggggcagggactgcatcTTGCTATGAGTGTGGACAGCACCTAGCAGGTGCCATAAGCCTGACCCCCCTCCACAGGGAAAATATTGAAGTATTATATTCACATGTATCAGTTCCAGGGGGTTTTCCAGCATCTAAGGACAATGGACCTCACTGTTATTTTTGTTCTGATTGTCGCAGCTCTCTGCACTCTAGAACTGGCCAGAAATTGCTCGTGCAGAGAGGTGGGAAAGAGAATAATAAAATAAGGTAACAAAACTTTTTAAACCTCAAGAGATGTCAGGGCCTGTTTGGTTGGAAACCTGGCGGAGAGAAGGTtctgaggtggggaagggagctgC includes the following:
- the PDZK1IP1 gene encoding PDZK1-interacting protein 1, translated to MQALQVAALCLLMALEPVNCQQARGNLQPWMQGLIAVAVFLVLVAIAFAVNKYWCQEKEENMESVVTIGDKKEEAVVSNGTEGRYSITAADFRSKETQHAYENIVEYEGKVITTPM